The genomic interval TGCAAAGGCGGGTTGTGAAAAGATAAAAAGAAATACCAATAGAATAAATATCCTTTTCTTCATAAGTAGTGCCCCTATACTTATAGCAAATTTATAGCATATCTTATTACAAATTGCAATATAATGATGCAATCACCTTCTCCGCTATCTTCTTATTAAACCCCTTGATCTTAGCAATCTCTTCAACTGTTGCCTCGCGGATGTTATCAATACTGCCAAAATGTCTCAAGAGTTCAAGTCTCCTCTTTTTGCCGATCCCCGGAATTTTTTCAAGAGGGGATTCTATCAATCTCTTATCCCTTAATTTTCTGTGAAAAGAAATCGCAAACCTGTGAACCTCGTCCCTTATCTTCTTCAAAAGAAGAGAGCCTTTGCTTTTGTCCTCGAGGTCAATAATTTCATCATTTACTAAAAATGCCCTATCAGGTTTTTTTGCAATAGCAATGAGAGCGGTCTTTATATTTAAATCCTCCATAACTTTTCTTGCAACCTCAAGCTGACCTTTCCCTCCATCTATGACTATCAAGTCTGGCACTAATTCTTCTTTTCTCAATATCCGTTCTACAATCTCTTGCATCATTGCATAATCATCAACTCCCAAAACACCCTTTATTTTCAGATGCCTGTAATTGTCCTTTCTAAACTCGCCATTTTCCCAATAAATAAACGCTCCTACTGATTCACTGCCCTGAATCGTTGACACATCAAAAGCACCAATAGATTGAGGAACCTTTGCTAAATGTAATTTGTCTTTTAATGTCGTTAATATCTCCTCGCTCTTCATTCTTGAATCCTGACCTTTCATTGCAAAATAAAGTCTTGCATTTTCATTTGCCATATGTAGAAGCTCGAGTTTTCTCTCATCCAATGGGTGTTCGATATTAACATTCTCCCCTTTCTTTGCCTTAAGCCATGCCTTTAATGCCCTTACATTATCAGGCATCACATTGACCAGGATAACTTCCGGCGGGATTATCTCTTTTGCATAGAAGATTTCTATAATACTGTGCATCATTTCTGACTCATCTGTCGCAATAATACTATCTATAAAAAAGTCCTTTGCACCTATCAATACTCCGCTCCTCACAAAAAGGATATTGAATGCAATATTATCCCCTTCTTTGTAATAGCCGATAACATCAATGTCTCCAAGCTCGGGAGAGACAACCTTCTGTGATTCAAATGCCCTCTGGAGCTTAAATAATCTATCCCTTATCTCTGCTGCCTCTTCAAATCGCATCTCTTCAGAAAGTGAGAGCATCTTTTCTTCGAGTCTGTTGAGCAGTTCCTTTTTTTCACCTTTTAGAAAAAGTATCACTTCATCAACTATCTTTCTGTAATCCTTTTCACTGATAAGCCCGGCGCATGGAGCAGCACATCTCTTCATCTGATATTGAATACATGGTCTGATAGGTTTATCGAGGGAATATCTACATGTCCTGATTAAAAAATTCCTTCTAATAAAGCTAATCGCCTCCCACATTGCCTGTGAAGGCACATAAGGACCGAAATAGAGATTACCATCTTTCTTCATTCCTCTTACAACCTCTATCCTTGGCCACTGCTCTCTAATAGTGAGTTTTATATATGGATAGTTTTTGTCATCTCTCAAAATAATGTTGAATCTCGGCTTGTATTGCTTTATGAGGTTTGCCTCCAATATCAGTGCCTCTAATTCATTGTCAGTGACAATAAAGGAGAAGTCTCTTACCATCTTTACCATTGCTGCCTTTCGTGCATCGAGATTTGCAGAATCACGAAAATAACTCATCAGACGACTCCTCAGATTCTTTGCCTTGCCAACATAGAGAACCTTTTCTTTCGAGCCTTTAAAAATATAAACTCCCGGCTTTTTAGGGATGTTTGATAGCTCTTTACCTTTTATTTTTTGCTCTTTATCCATAGGTTTTATTTTACAGCATATCAGTTATAATATTTATATATGCGTTGGCTAAAGATTCTGCTCATTATTCTTCTGTCAGCAGCAATTGGTGCATCAGGAGGATTCGTTTACTGGAGCCTCTCTGACCTTCCGGAGATAAAATCCCTCGAAGGCTATACCCCATTTGAGTCGTCTTTTATATATTCTTCTGATGGAAAAGTTCTGGCAGAACTATATCTTGAAAGAAGAAATTTTATTCCATATTATAACATTCCTGATTTCGTTAAAAAGGCATTTATAGCCATTGAAGACCAGAGATTCTATTCCCACCCTGGAATGGATATAGTCGGGATCATCAGGGCGTTTTATAAAAATCTCATGGCACATAGCATAGTTGAAGGCGGAAGCACCATTACACAGCAGTTGACAAAGATGCTGTTTTTAAAACCAGAAAAGAGCCTGTCGAGAAAGATAAAAGAGGCAATAATAGCTGTACAGATAGAAAAGCGATATACAAAAGACGAGATACTGGGGATGTATCTGAATCAGGCATATTTTGGAACAAGGGCATATGGAATCGAGGCTGCTGCCCAGACATACTTCGGGAAATCTGTGACAGAATTATCTATATCAGATGCTGCCTTGCTCGCGGGATTACAAAAGGCACCTGCATTATATTCCCCATTCAAAAACCCTGAAAAGGCTTTAATGAGAAGACAGCTTGTTCTAAAAAAAATGCTTCAGAGTGGTTTTATATCGCAAGAACAATACGAAAAGGCAAATGCAGAACCTCTACCAGCAAAACCATTTTATAGAAAATATGAAGCACCCTACTTTGTAGAACATCTGAGGCATTATCTTGAATCAAGATATGGAAATGCAATATACACATCAGGGCTTAAAATATATTCTACAATCGATTACAACATGCAAAAAATTGCTGAAGAAGCTGTTGCAAGAGGTATTGCTTCTATTGAAAAGCGCGTTAAAAAAGGTGTTCAGGCTGCACTTATAGCTATTGATTTGCGAAATGGACATATAAAGGCACTTGTTGGCGGCACAGACTTTTGGGAAACGCAATTCAACAGAGCAACCATGGCATTGAGACAGCCCGGCTCTGCATTCAAGCCTTTTGTTTATGCCGCTGCAATAGAAAACGGGATGTCAGAATCAGATGAAATACTCGACAGCCCGGTATCTTTTCCAGGGGGAAAGCCAAATCAGCTCTGGTCTCCAAAAAATTATGATGGCGAATATCACGGATATGTACCACTCAAGACAGCCCTTGCACTTTCACTCAATGCAGCAACAGTTCGTCTGGCAAATGATGTTGGCATACAAAACATAATAGACCTCGCCAGACAATGTGGAATTAAAAGCACTCTTCAGCCATATCTGCCAATAGCGCTTGGTGCATCAGATGTCACTCTTTTAGAATTAACATCTGCATATGGCGTCTTTGCTACAGGCAACAGGATAGAACCTGTTACATATGAAAAAATAGTAAACAGAGACGGTGTGCTTGTAGAGGAGTCCTTTCCATTTTCAGAAAATGTTCTTGAGCCAGAAACCGTAGATAAAATAAAAGAACTCTTAAGAGCAGTCATTGAGATGGGGACTGCAACAAAGGCAAAAGAGATAAAAAGGACTGTTTACGGCAAGACAGGAACAACAAATGATTTTTCAGATGCATGGTTTGTAGGGTTTGATGACAGCCTTGTTGTTGGTGTATGGGTTGGAAGAGATAATCATAAACCAATTGGACCAAAAGAGGCGGGTGCAAGAGCAGCACTGCCGATATGGATAGAGTTTATGAAAAATATTAAATGAAAATGATACAATAAAAAGAGACGGTGAAGAGGTAAAGAGAGGTGAAGGGATGAAGAGGTCCATTCACCAATTCATTGATAAAGATTTAATGGGAAAGACAATAGTTATAGCAAATCAAAAAGGCGGGGTAGGAAAGACAACCACAACCATTAACCTCGCAGCATCTTTAGCCCTTGCAGAAAAGGACATCCTTGTTATAGACACAGACCCGCAAGGCAATCTAACAAGTGGTCTTGGTGTAAACAGAGATGAACTCCAAAAAAGCCTTTATGACATCTACACAAGCAGATTTCCCATAGAAGATGTAATCATAGAAACATCTGTTCCTCACCTCCATATTGTCCCGTCAAATATTGACCTATTAGGAGTAGAAGTAGAACTTGTTCAGAAAGAAGGAAGGGAAAAAATACTTTTAAATGCAATTGCAAAAATAAAAAATAACTACCGCTATATATTCATTGATTGTCCACCATCTCTTGGACTGCTTACCCTCAATGGTCTTGTTGCTGCTGACTCTATTATCGTCCCGGTGCAATGCGAATA from Dissulfurispira thermophila carries:
- a CDS encoding penicillin-binding protein 1A; this encodes MRWLKILLIILLSAAIGASGGFVYWSLSDLPEIKSLEGYTPFESSFIYSSDGKVLAELYLERRNFIPYYNIPDFVKKAFIAIEDQRFYSHPGMDIVGIIRAFYKNLMAHSIVEGGSTITQQLTKMLFLKPEKSLSRKIKEAIIAVQIEKRYTKDEILGMYLNQAYFGTRAYGIEAAAQTYFGKSVTELSISDAALLAGLQKAPALYSPFKNPEKALMRRQLVLKKMLQSGFISQEQYEKANAEPLPAKPFYRKYEAPYFVEHLRHYLESRYGNAIYTSGLKIYSTIDYNMQKIAEEAVARGIASIEKRVKKGVQAALIAIDLRNGHIKALVGGTDFWETQFNRATMALRQPGSAFKPFVYAAAIENGMSESDEILDSPVSFPGGKPNQLWSPKNYDGEYHGYVPLKTALALSLNAATVRLANDVGIQNIIDLARQCGIKSTLQPYLPIALGASDVTLLELTSAYGVFATGNRIEPVTYEKIVNRDGVLVEESFPFSENVLEPETVDKIKELLRAVIEMGTATKAKEIKRTVYGKTGTTNDFSDAWFVGFDDSLVVGVWVGRDNHKPIGPKEAGARAALPIWIEFMKNIK
- the uvrC gene encoding excinuclease ABC subunit UvrC, whose amino-acid sequence is MDKEQKIKGKELSNIPKKPGVYIFKGSKEKVLYVGKAKNLRSRLMSYFRDSANLDARKAAMVKMVRDFSFIVTDNELEALILEANLIKQYKPRFNIILRDDKNYPYIKLTIREQWPRIEVVRGMKKDGNLYFGPYVPSQAMWEAISFIRRNFLIRTCRYSLDKPIRPCIQYQMKRCAAPCAGLISEKDYRKIVDEVILFLKGEKKELLNRLEEKMLSLSEEMRFEEAAEIRDRLFKLQRAFESQKVVSPELGDIDVIGYYKEGDNIAFNILFVRSGVLIGAKDFFIDSIIATDESEMMHSIIEIFYAKEIIPPEVILVNVMPDNVRALKAWLKAKKGENVNIEHPLDERKLELLHMANENARLYFAMKGQDSRMKSEEILTTLKDKLHLAKVPQSIGAFDVSTIQGSESVGAFIYWENGEFRKDNYRHLKIKGVLGVDDYAMMQEIVERILRKEELVPDLIVIDGGKGQLEVARKVMEDLNIKTALIAIAKKPDRAFLVNDEIIDLEDKSKGSLLLKKIRDEVHRFAISFHRKLRDKRLIESPLEKIPGIGKKRRLELLRHFGSIDNIREATVEEIAKIKGFNKKIAEKVIASLYCNL
- a CDS encoding ParA family protein, whose amino-acid sequence is MGKTIVIANQKGGVGKTTTTINLAASLALAEKDILVIDTDPQGNLTSGLGVNRDELQKSLYDIYTSRFPIEDVIIETSVPHLHIVPSNIDLLGVEVELVQKEGREKILLNAIAKIKNNYRYIFIDCPPSLGLLTLNGLVAADSIIVPVQCEYYSLEGLGLLSRTLKLVRGSFNPTLDIEGILLTMFDSRNTLSHQVAEEVRKFFKEKVYHTLIPRNVALGEAPSHGKPAILYDARSKGAQSYLSLAKEILSR